The Tripterygium wilfordii isolate XIE 37 chromosome 17, ASM1340144v1, whole genome shotgun sequence genome has a window encoding:
- the LOC119982589 gene encoding transcription factor MTB2-like, translating to MKIEAGTVAGGWRDDDKDMVAAVLGTRAYDYLISNSVSNDNLLMTLGSDENLQTKLSDLVERPNSSNFSSWNYAIFWQISRSKFGDWVLGWGDGSCREPREGEQSPAMRTLSLRLDYEIQQKMRKRVLHKLHTLFGGSDEDNYALGLDRVTDTEMFFLASMYFCFPRGQGGPGKCFASGKHFWIYDALRSGTEYCLRSFLAKCAGIQTIVLIPTDIGVVELGSVRSVPENSQLVQSIRLSFSSNPSPLISVDRPVGAAMPGVNEKKGVNSQFSHLGIAERREGVSKILGQELNNLAHFNAGHPQFREKLAVRKMEERPSWNAYQNGNRLGVPPARNGHHVSNCAQSYSVKQGTATDIYKTQSSVNNLQDLVNGVTEEFRLNNFQSQKKGPMQIDFSGATSRPSVISMQLSAESEHSDVEASCKDVGPGAADDRRPRKRGRKPANGRDEPLNHVEAERQRREKLNQRFYALRALVPNISKMDKASLLGDAISYINELQAKLKALEAEREKSNTFSFDGNHMWPADVDIQASHDEVIVRVSCPLDSHPASRVIQALKDLQISMVESKLATANDTVFHTFVVKSQGSEQLTKEKLIAAISRESKAIQPLPTSFG from the coding sequence ATGAAGATTGAAGCGGGTACGGTCGCTGGAGGGTGGAGAGACGATGACAAGGACATGGTTGCTGCCGTTTTGGGGACACGAGCTTACGATTACTTGATTTCGAACTCAGTCTCTAACGATAATCTCTTAATGACATTAGGAAGCGATGAGAATTTGCAGACCAAGCTCTCTGATCTCGTGGAGCGACCCAACTCTTCCAATTTCAGCAGCTGGAACTACGCGATTTTCTGGCAGATTTCACGGTCCAAGTTTGGGGATTGGGTGTTGGGATGGGGAGATGGGTCTTGTAGGGAGCCCAGGGAGGGAGAGCAATCACCCGCCATGAGAACTCTCAGTCTCAGGCTTGATTATGAAATTCAGCAGAAGATGAGGAAGAGGGTGCTTCATAAGCTCCATACATTATTTGGGGGTTCTGATGAAGATAATTATGCTCTGGGTCTGGACAGGGTTACCGATACTGAGATGTTCTTTTTGGCATCAATGTATTTCTGCTTCCCTCGCGGACAAGGTGGTCCTGGGAAGTGTTTTGCTTCAGGGAAGCACTTTTGGATCTATGATGCATTGAGATCAGGTACTGAGTATTGCCTGAGGTCATTTCTTGCTAAGTGTGCTGGTATCCAGACCATTGTATTGATACCAACGGATATTGGGGTGGTTGAATTGGGGTCGGTAAGATCTGTACCGGAAAACTCGCAGTTGGTGCAGTCAATAAGGCTATCTTTCTCATCCAATCCATCACCACTGATTAGTGTTGATAGGCCAGTAGGTGCTGCTATGCCAGGGGTGAATGAAAAGAAAGGTGTGAATTCCCAATTTTCTCATTTGGGGATAgcggagagaagggaaggggtTTCGAAGATTTTGGGGCAGGAGTTGAACAATTTAGCTCATTTTAATGCTGGCCATCCCCAGTTTAGGGAGAAACTTGCTGTGAGAAAGATGGAGGAGAGGCCTTCATGGAATGCTTACCAAAATGGGAATAGGCTTGGAGTTCCGCCTGCTCGGAATGGTCATCATGTCTCGAATTGCGCGCAGAGTTACAGTGTCAAACAAGGGACTGCGACGGATATCTATAAAACTCAGAGTTCTGTTAACAATCTACAAGATCTTGTAAATGGGGTTACGGAAGAGTTTCGGCTTAATAACTTCCAGTCACAGAAGAAGGGTCCAATGCAAATTGATTTTTCAGGGGCTACTTCAAGGCCTTCTGTCATTTCTATGCAGCTTAGTGCAGAATCTGAGCATTCAGATGTAGAGGCTTCGTGTAAGGACGTGGGGCCAGGCGCAGCTGATGATAGGAGACCCcggaaacgtggcaggaagccTGCAAATGGAAGAGATGAACCACTTAACCACGTCGAGGCTGAAAGGCAGCGGAGAGAGAAGCTTAACCAACGGTTTTATGCATTGCGAGCTCTGGTGCCGAATATATCAAAGATGGACAAAGCTTCCTTGTTGGGAGATGCCATTTCTTATATCAATGAGCTTCAGGCAAAGCTCAAAGCCTTGGAAGCCGAGAGGGAGAAATCAAATACCTTTTCTTTTGACGGAAATCATATGTGGCCTGCTGATGTTGATATTCAAGCTTCCCATGATGAGGTTATTGTAAGGGTGAGCTGCCCTTTGGATTCGCATCCTGCATCGAGAGTCATCCAAGCGTTGAAAGATTTGCAGATCAGCATGGTTGAGTCGAAACTCGCCACAGCTAACGATACTGTATTCCATACATTTGTCGTCAAATCTCAAGGATCCGAGCAGCTCACAAAGGAGAAGTTGATTGCAGCAATTTCCCGCGAATCCAAAGCCATACAGCCATTGCCAACATCATTTGGGTAG
- the LOC119981982 gene encoding cytochrome P450 703A2 produces the protein MDLANYFSIFLFVALIAKILLQWLDHKSQSKTKRLPPGPPRWPIFGNLLQLGQLPHRDFASFCDKFGPLVYLRLGKVDAITTNDPEIIREILLRQDDVFASRPRTLAGIHLAYGCGDVALAPMSPHWKRMRRICMEHLLTTKRLESFARHRADEAQHLVKDVWAQAQNGKPINLREILGAFSMNNVTRMLLGKQYFGAESAGPNEAMEFMHVTHELFKLLGVIYLGDYLPFWRWIDPYGCEKQMRETEKIIDEFHVKIIEEHRKARERKRKEIQREEDDLDFVDVLLSLPGEDGQEHLNDVEMKALIQDMIAAATDTSAVTNEWAMAEVIKHPRVLRKIQHELDVVVGPNRMVMESDLVHLNYLRCVVRETFRMHPAGPFLIPHESLRATTINGYHIPAQTRVFINTHGLGRNTKIWADVEEFRPERHWPADGSRVEISHGADFKILPFSAGKRKCPGAPLGVTLVLMALARLFHCFDWAPTDGLRPEDVDTTEVYGMTMPKARPMFAVARSRLADHMYK, from the exons ATGGATTTGGccaattatttttcaattttcctttttgtgGCACTCATTGCCAAGATTTTGTTACAATGGCTAGATCACAAGTCCCAAAGCAAAACCAAAAGGCTTCCTCCAGGCCCACCAAGATGGCCCATTTTCGGTAACCTCCTTCAGTTGGGCCAACTCCCACACAGGGACTTTGCATCATTTTGTGACAAATTTGGGCCGCTTGTCTACCTCCGCCTAGGCAAAGTCGACGCCATCACCACCAACGATCCTGAAATTATCCGTGAAATTCTTCTCCGGCAAGATGACGTCTTCGCCTCCCGTCCGCGGACTCTCGCAGGGATCCATCTGGCTTACGGCTGCGGCGATGTTGCATTAGCACCAATGAGCCCACATTGGAAGAGAATGAGGAGAATTTGCATGGAGCACCTGTTAACAACTAAGAGGCTTGAATCATTTGCAAGGCAtcgggcagacgaagcccaacATCTAGTGAAGGATGTGTGGGCCCAAGCCCAAAATGGAAAGCCCATAAATTTGAGGGAAATATTAGGTGCTTTCTCAATGAATAATGTCACTAGGATGTTATTAGGGAAACAATACTTTGGGGCTGAATCTGCTGGCCCAAATGAAGCCATGGAGTTCATGCATGTGACTCATGAATTGTTTAAGCTTTTGGGTGTTATTTATTTGGGTGATTATTTGCCCTTTTGGAGGTGGATTGACCCTTATGGTTGTGAGAAGCAAATGAGAGAAACTGAGAAAATAATTGATGAATTTCATGTGAAGATTATTGAAGAACATAGAAAGgcaagagagaggaagagaaaagaaattcaaagagaagaagatgatttgGACTTTGTTGATGTTTTATTGTCTTTGCCTGGTGAAGATGGACAAGAGCACTTGAATGATGTAGAGATGAAAGCTCTAATCCAG GATATGATAGCCGCGGCAACAGATACATCAGCGGTGACCAACGAATGGGCAATGGCAGAAGTGATCAAGCATCCACGTGTCCTCCGTAAGATTCAACATGAGCTTGATGTCGTTGTGGGACCCAATAGGATGGTAATGGAGTCTGATCTAGTCCACCTTAACTACCTACGCTGCGTGGTACGTGAAACATTCCGGATGCATCCAGCTGGGCCATTTCTCATCCCGCATGAATCTTTACGGGCCACCACCATCAACGGATACCATATCCCGGCCCAAACACGAGTATTCATCAACACTCATGGGCTAGGTCGAAACACCAAGATATGGGCCGATGTGGAGGAGTTTAGGCCCGAGAGACATTGGCCTGCTGATGGAAGCCGAGTCGAAATAAGCCATGGAGCCGATTTCAAGATTCTTCCATTCAGTGCGGGCAAGAGGAAGTGTCCAGGTGCGCCGCTAGGCGTGACCTTGGTGCTTATGGCTTTGGCTCGATTGTTTCACTGTTTTGATTGGGCTCCAACGGATGGGCTAAGGCCCGAAGATGTTGACACAACTGAGGTTTATGGAATGACCATGCCCAAGGCCCGGCCCATGTTTGCCGTTGCCAGGTCTCGGCTGGCAGATCATATGTACAAGTGA